In a genomic window of Caloenas nicobarica isolate bCalNic1 chromosome 1, bCalNic1.hap1, whole genome shotgun sequence:
- the VAMP1 gene encoding vesicle-associated membrane protein 1 isoform X9: protein MSDPAQQPAPGAPEGGAPGGGPPGPPPNLSSNRRLQQTQAQVEEVVDIMRVNVDKVLQRDQKLSELDDRADALQAGASQFESSAAKLKRKYWWKNCKMMIMMGVICAIVVVVIVGL from the exons AT GTCTGACCCAGCTCAGCAACCTGCTCCCGGGGCCCCTGAAGGGGGAGCCCCTGGTGGGGGCCCCCCCGGGCCACCCCCCAATCTGAGCAGTAACCGTCGGCTGCAGCAGACGCAGGCCCAAGTGGAGGAG GTGGTTGATATAATGCGTGTAAATGTAGACAAGGTGCTGCAACGAGACCAGAAACTGTCAGAGCTAGATGACCGGGCAGATGCACTTCAGGCTGGTGCCTCACAATTTGAAAGTAGCGCGGCAAAACTCAAAAGGAAGTACTGGTGGAAGAACTGCAAG ATGATGATCATGATGGGAGTGATTTGTGCCattgtggtggtggtgattgTAG GACTCTGA
- the VAMP1 gene encoding vesicle-associated membrane protein 1 isoform X4, with protein MSDPAQQPAPGAPEGGAPGGGPPGPPPNLSSNRRLQQTQAQVEEVVDIMRVNVDKVLQRDQKLSELDDRADALQAGASQFESSAAKLKRKYWWKNCKMMIMMGVICAIVVVVIVGNFCGLLLGVSLSNSACVDCSNRRMP; from the exons AT GTCTGACCCAGCTCAGCAACCTGCTCCCGGGGCCCCTGAAGGGGGAGCCCCTGGTGGGGGCCCCCCCGGGCCACCCCCCAATCTGAGCAGTAACCGTCGGCTGCAGCAGACGCAGGCCCAAGTGGAGGAG GTGGTTGATATAATGCGTGTAAATGTAGACAAGGTGCTGCAACGAGACCAGAAACTGTCAGAGCTAGATGACCGGGCAGATGCACTTCAGGCTGGTGCCTCACAATTTGAAAGTAGCGCGGCAAAACTCAAAAGGAAGTACTGGTGGAAGAACTGCAAG ATGATGATCATGATGGGAGTGATTTGTGCCattgtggtggtggtgattgTAG ggaatttttgtggtttattgTTGGGTGTGAGCTTGTCAAATAGTGCCTGTGTGGACTGTAGCAACAGAAGAATGCCTTAA
- the VAMP1 gene encoding vesicle-associated membrane protein 1 isoform X3, translating to MSDPAQQPAPGAPEGGAPGGGPPGPPPNLSSNRRLQQTQAQVEEVVDIMRVNVDKVLQRDQKLSELDDRADALQAGASQFESSAAKLKRKYWWKNCKMMIMMGVICAIVVVVIVEGIGVGHHFRNGKFCLPDQVNPTLKCSTEHG from the exons AT GTCTGACCCAGCTCAGCAACCTGCTCCCGGGGCCCCTGAAGGGGGAGCCCCTGGTGGGGGCCCCCCCGGGCCACCCCCCAATCTGAGCAGTAACCGTCGGCTGCAGCAGACGCAGGCCCAAGTGGAGGAG GTGGTTGATATAATGCGTGTAAATGTAGACAAGGTGCTGCAACGAGACCAGAAACTGTCAGAGCTAGATGACCGGGCAGATGCACTTCAGGCTGGTGCCTCACAATTTGAAAGTAGCGCGGCAAAACTCAAAAGGAAGTACTGGTGGAAGAACTGCAAG ATGATGATCATGATGGGAGTGATTTGTGCCattgtggtggtggtgattgTAG AAGGAATTGGGGTTGGCCATCACTTTAGAAATGGGAAATTCTGTCTGCCAGATCAGGTGAACCC GACTCTGAAGTGCTCTACTGAACATGGTTAG
- the VAMP1 gene encoding vesicle-associated membrane protein 1 isoform X6, giving the protein MSDPAQQPAPGAPEGGAPGGGPPGPPPNLSSNRRLQQTQAQVEEVVDIMRVNVDKVLQRDQKLSELDDRADALQAGASQFESSAAKLKRKYWWKNCKMMIMMGVICAIVVVVIVENNSLVLGHHDPNEDLQE; this is encoded by the exons AT GTCTGACCCAGCTCAGCAACCTGCTCCCGGGGCCCCTGAAGGGGGAGCCCCTGGTGGGGGCCCCCCCGGGCCACCCCCCAATCTGAGCAGTAACCGTCGGCTGCAGCAGACGCAGGCCCAAGTGGAGGAG GTGGTTGATATAATGCGTGTAAATGTAGACAAGGTGCTGCAACGAGACCAGAAACTGTCAGAGCTAGATGACCGGGCAGATGCACTTCAGGCTGGTGCCTCACAATTTGAAAGTAGCGCGGCAAAACTCAAAAGGAAGTACTGGTGGAAGAACTGCAAG ATGATGATCATGATGGGAGTGATTTGTGCCattgtggtggtggtgattgTAG aaaacaattcTTTGGTGTTGGGACATCATGATCCAAATGAAGACCTCCAAGAGTAG
- the VAMP1 gene encoding vesicle-associated membrane protein 1 isoform X5, with product MSDPAQQPAPGAPEGGAPGGGPPGPPPNLSSNRRLQQTQAQVEEVVDIMRVNVDKVLQRDQKLSELDDRADALQAGASQFESSAAKLKRKYWWKNCKMMIMMGVICAIVVVVIVEGIGVGHHFRNGKFCLPDQVNP from the exons AT GTCTGACCCAGCTCAGCAACCTGCTCCCGGGGCCCCTGAAGGGGGAGCCCCTGGTGGGGGCCCCCCCGGGCCACCCCCCAATCTGAGCAGTAACCGTCGGCTGCAGCAGACGCAGGCCCAAGTGGAGGAG GTGGTTGATATAATGCGTGTAAATGTAGACAAGGTGCTGCAACGAGACCAGAAACTGTCAGAGCTAGATGACCGGGCAGATGCACTTCAGGCTGGTGCCTCACAATTTGAAAGTAGCGCGGCAAAACTCAAAAGGAAGTACTGGTGGAAGAACTGCAAG ATGATGATCATGATGGGAGTGATTTGTGCCattgtggtggtggtgattgTAG AAGGAATTGGGGTTGGCCATCACTTTAGAAATGGGAAATTCTGTCTGCCAGATCAGGTGAACCC ATGA
- the VAMP1 gene encoding vesicle-associated membrane protein 1 isoform X8: protein MSDPAQQPAPGAPEGGAPGGGPPGPPPNLSSNRRLQQTQAQVEEVVDIMRVNVDKVLQRDQKLSELDDRADALQAGASQFESSAAKLKRKYWWKNCKMMIMMGVICAIVVVVIVVYFFT from the exons AT GTCTGACCCAGCTCAGCAACCTGCTCCCGGGGCCCCTGAAGGGGGAGCCCCTGGTGGGGGCCCCCCCGGGCCACCCCCCAATCTGAGCAGTAACCGTCGGCTGCAGCAGACGCAGGCCCAAGTGGAGGAG GTGGTTGATATAATGCGTGTAAATGTAGACAAGGTGCTGCAACGAGACCAGAAACTGTCAGAGCTAGATGACCGGGCAGATGCACTTCAGGCTGGTGCCTCACAATTTGAAAGTAGCGCGGCAAAACTCAAAAGGAAGTACTGGTGGAAGAACTGCAAG ATGATGATCATGATGGGAGTGATTTGTGCCattgtggtggtggtgattgTAG TCTACTTTTTTACTTGA
- the VAMP1 gene encoding vesicle-associated membrane protein 1 isoform X7, whose amino-acid sequence MSDPAQQPAPGAPEGGAPGGGPPGPPPNLSSNRRLQQTQAQVEEVVDIMRVNVDKVLQRDQKLSELDDRADALQAGASQFESSAAKLKRKYWWKNCKMMIMMGVICAIVVVVIVDDLLSEHGHFSYYKGEPT is encoded by the exons AT GTCTGACCCAGCTCAGCAACCTGCTCCCGGGGCCCCTGAAGGGGGAGCCCCTGGTGGGGGCCCCCCCGGGCCACCCCCCAATCTGAGCAGTAACCGTCGGCTGCAGCAGACGCAGGCCCAAGTGGAGGAG GTGGTTGATATAATGCGTGTAAATGTAGACAAGGTGCTGCAACGAGACCAGAAACTGTCAGAGCTAGATGACCGGGCAGATGCACTTCAGGCTGGTGCCTCACAATTTGAAAGTAGCGCGGCAAAACTCAAAAGGAAGTACTGGTGGAAGAACTGCAAG ATGATGATCATGATGGGAGTGATTTGTGCCattgtggtggtggtgattgTAG ATGACTTGCTGTCTGAACATGGCCATTTCAGTTATTATAAAGGAGAGCCTACATGA
- the VAMP1 gene encoding vesicle-associated membrane protein 1 isoform X1, with product MSDPAQQPAPGAPEGGAPGGGPPGPPPNLSSNRRLQQTQAQVEEVVDIMRVNVDKVLQRDQKLSELDDRADALQAGASQFESSAAKLKRKYWWKNCKMMIMMGVICAIVVVVIVEGIGVGHHFRNGKFCLPDQVNPLLFYLNVAPSVCSLLSPVTLPVSSCL from the exons AT GTCTGACCCAGCTCAGCAACCTGCTCCCGGGGCCCCTGAAGGGGGAGCCCCTGGTGGGGGCCCCCCCGGGCCACCCCCCAATCTGAGCAGTAACCGTCGGCTGCAGCAGACGCAGGCCCAAGTGGAGGAG GTGGTTGATATAATGCGTGTAAATGTAGACAAGGTGCTGCAACGAGACCAGAAACTGTCAGAGCTAGATGACCGGGCAGATGCACTTCAGGCTGGTGCCTCACAATTTGAAAGTAGCGCGGCAAAACTCAAAAGGAAGTACTGGTGGAAGAACTGCAAG ATGATGATCATGATGGGAGTGATTTGTGCCattgtggtggtggtgattgTAG AAGGAATTGGGGTTGGCCATCACTTTAGAAATGGGAAATTCTGTCTGCCAGATCAGGTGAACCC TCTACTTTTTTACTTGAATGTAGCTCCTTCAGTCTGCAGCCTACTGTCCCCTGTCACCTTGCCTGtctcttcttgcctttaa
- the VAMP1 gene encoding vesicle-associated membrane protein 1 isoform X2: MSDPAQQPAPGAPEGGAPGGGPPGPPPNLSSNRRLQQTQAQVEEVVDIMRVNVDKVLQRDQKLSELDDRADALQAGASQFESSAAKLKRKYWWKNCKMMIMMGVICAIVVVVIVEGIGVGHHFRNGKFCLPDQVNPEFLWFIVGCELVK, translated from the exons AT GTCTGACCCAGCTCAGCAACCTGCTCCCGGGGCCCCTGAAGGGGGAGCCCCTGGTGGGGGCCCCCCCGGGCCACCCCCCAATCTGAGCAGTAACCGTCGGCTGCAGCAGACGCAGGCCCAAGTGGAGGAG GTGGTTGATATAATGCGTGTAAATGTAGACAAGGTGCTGCAACGAGACCAGAAACTGTCAGAGCTAGATGACCGGGCAGATGCACTTCAGGCTGGTGCCTCACAATTTGAAAGTAGCGCGGCAAAACTCAAAAGGAAGTACTGGTGGAAGAACTGCAAG ATGATGATCATGATGGGAGTGATTTGTGCCattgtggtggtggtgattgTAG AAGGAATTGGGGTTGGCCATCACTTTAGAAATGGGAAATTCTGTCTGCCAGATCAGGTGAACCC ggaatttttgtggtttattgTTGGGTGTGAGCTTGTCAAATAG
- the VAMP1 gene encoding vesicle-associated membrane protein 1 isoform X10, with product MSDPAQQPAPGAPEGGAPGGGPPGPPPNLSSNRRLQQTQAQVEEVVDIMRVNVDKVLQRDQKLSELDDRADALQAGASQFESSAAKLKRKYWWKNCKMMIMMGVICAIVVVVIVDP from the exons AT GTCTGACCCAGCTCAGCAACCTGCTCCCGGGGCCCCTGAAGGGGGAGCCCCTGGTGGGGGCCCCCCCGGGCCACCCCCCAATCTGAGCAGTAACCGTCGGCTGCAGCAGACGCAGGCCCAAGTGGAGGAG GTGGTTGATATAATGCGTGTAAATGTAGACAAGGTGCTGCAACGAGACCAGAAACTGTCAGAGCTAGATGACCGGGCAGATGCACTTCAGGCTGGTGCCTCACAATTTGAAAGTAGCGCGGCAAAACTCAAAAGGAAGTACTGGTGGAAGAACTGCAAG ATGATGATCATGATGGGAGTGATTTGTGCCattgtggtggtggtgattgTAG ATccttaa
- the SCNN1A gene encoding amiloride-sensitive sodium channel subunit alpha isoform X1: MGTEPRGGSVKTGKMPEGEKTRQWKQEEDQQQKEEKREGLIEFYSSYKELFQFFCSNTTIHGAIRLVCSKKNKMKTAFWSVLFFLTFGLMYWQFGILYREYFSYPVNLNLNLNSDRLIFPAVTLCTLNPYRYSAIRKKLDELDQITHQTLLDLYDYNMSLAQSDWSTPSTRKRISRSLLHHVQRHPLRRQKRDNLVNLPENSPSVDKNDWKIGFVLCSENNTDCFHQAYSSGVDAVREWYSFHYINILAQMPDAKALDESDFENFIYACRFNEATCDKANYTHFHHPLYGNCYTFNDNSSSLWTSSMPGINNGLSLVVRTEQNDFIPLLSTVTGARVMVHDQNEPAFMDDGGFNVRPGIETSISMRKEITMRLGGSYSDCTEDGSDVPVQNLYSSRYTEQVCIRSCFQLNMIERCGCAYYFYPLPARAEYCDYTKHVAWGYCYYKLLAEFKADVLSCFHKCRKPCKMTEYHLSAGYSRWPSAVSEDWVFHVLSQQNKYNITSKRNGVAKVNIFFKEWNYKTNGESPAFTVVTLLSQLGNQWSLWFGSSVLSVMELAELILDLIAITFILALRWFRSQQQLSLPASPPNSHDNTAFQNEAPGLSTPHRFTVEAVVTTLPSYNSLEPHGLSRDGQVGPK; this comes from the exons ATGGGCACAGAGCCCCGC GGTGGGTCTGTGAAGACAGGGAAGATGCCAGAAGGCGAGAAAACAAGGCAATGGAAGCAAGAAGAGgaccagcagcagaaagaagagaagCGTGAGGGCCTCATTGAATTCTACAGTTCCTACAAGGAGCTATTCCAGTTCTTCTGCAGCAACACAACCATCCATGGAGCTATCCGCCTGGTGTGCTCCAAAAAGAATAAGATGAAGACAGCCTTCTGGTCCGTCCTCTTTTTTCTCACCTTCGGCTTAATGTACTGGCAGTTTGGGATCCTCTACAGGGAGTACTTCAGCTACCCTGTCAACCTCAATCTCAACCTTAACTCCGACAGGCTGATTTTCCCAGCCGTGACACTGTGCACCCTCAATCCATACAG ATATAGTGCCATCCGGAAGAAGCTGGATGAGCTGGACCAAATCACCCATCAGACACTGCTAGACCTTTATGACTACAACATGTCTCTGGCACAAAGCGACTGGTCCACACCGTCCACCCGAAAGCGTATCTCAAGGAGCCTGCTCCATCATGTCCAGCGCCATCCGCTGCGAAGGCAGAAGCGGGATAACTTAGTCAACTTGCCAGAGAACAGTCCCTCAGTGGACAAGAACGACTGGAAAATTGGCTTTGTCCTG TGCAGTGAGAACAACACGGACTGTTTCCATCAGGCCTACTCCTCAGGGGTGGATGCCGTGAGGGAATGGTACAGCTTTCACTACATCAATATCCTGGCACAGATGCCTGATGCGAAAGCCCTGGATGAGTCTGACTTTGAGAATTTCATCTATGCTTGCCGCTTCAATGAAGCAACATGTGACAAGGC GAATTATACCCACTTCCACCATCCCTTGTATGGAAACTGCTATACCTTTAACgacaacagcagcagcctgtggacCTCCTCGATGCCTGGGATCAATAACG GTCTCTCCCTGGTGGTGCGCACTGAACAGAATGATTTCATCCCTCTGTTGTCCACGGTGACAGGAGCCAGGGTCATGGTCCATGATCAGAATGAGCCAGCCTTCATGGATGATGGGGGTTTCAATGTGCGTCCGGGTATTGAGACCTCCATCAGCATGAGAAAG GAGATTACTATGCGTCTCGGGGGCAGTTACAGTGATTGCACAGAGGATGGCAGTGACGTGCCAGTGCAAAACCTGTACTCATCCCGCTACACCGAACAG GTCTGCATTCGCTCCTGCTTTCAGCTCAACATGATAGAGCGCTGTGGCTGTGCCTATTACTTTTATCCCTTACCTGCTAGAGCAGAGTACTGTGACTACACAAAGCACGTGGCCTGGG gctACTGCTATTACAAACTCCTGGCTGAATTCAAAGCTGACGTGCTGAGCTGTTTCCACAAATGTCGGAAACCTTGCAA AATGACAGAATACCATCTGTCAGCTGGATATTCCCGCTGGCCTTCTGCTGTCTCAGAG GACTGGGTTTTTCATGTGCTTTCACAACAGaacaaatacaatatcacaTCCAAGAG GAATGGAGTTGCCAAAGTGAATATCTTTTTTAAGGAGTGGAACTACAAGACCAATGGGGAGTCTCCGGCCTTCACG GTAGTGACTCTGCTGTCCCAGCTTGGGAATCAGTGGAGTCTCTGGTTCGGATCCTCTGTCCTGTCTGTGATGGAGCTTGCAGAACTGATTCTGGATTTAATCGCCATCACCTTTATCTTGGCCTTACGCTGGTTccgctcccagcagcagctctccctaCCTGCATCCCCTCCAAACAGCCATGATAACACTGCTTTCCAAAACGAGGCACCAGGTCTCAGTACTCCACACCGCTTCACTGTTGAGGCTGTAGTGACCACACTGCCATCCTACAACAGCCTGGAACCACATGGGTTGAGCAGGGATGGGCAGGTGGGACCCAAGTGA
- the SCNN1A gene encoding amiloride-sensitive sodium channel subunit alpha isoform X2, which translates to MPEGEKTRQWKQEEDQQQKEEKREGLIEFYSSYKELFQFFCSNTTIHGAIRLVCSKKNKMKTAFWSVLFFLTFGLMYWQFGILYREYFSYPVNLNLNLNSDRLIFPAVTLCTLNPYRYSAIRKKLDELDQITHQTLLDLYDYNMSLAQSDWSTPSTRKRISRSLLHHVQRHPLRRQKRDNLVNLPENSPSVDKNDWKIGFVLCSENNTDCFHQAYSSGVDAVREWYSFHYINILAQMPDAKALDESDFENFIYACRFNEATCDKANYTHFHHPLYGNCYTFNDNSSSLWTSSMPGINNGLSLVVRTEQNDFIPLLSTVTGARVMVHDQNEPAFMDDGGFNVRPGIETSISMRKEITMRLGGSYSDCTEDGSDVPVQNLYSSRYTEQVCIRSCFQLNMIERCGCAYYFYPLPARAEYCDYTKHVAWGYCYYKLLAEFKADVLSCFHKCRKPCKMTEYHLSAGYSRWPSAVSEDWVFHVLSQQNKYNITSKRNGVAKVNIFFKEWNYKTNGESPAFTVVTLLSQLGNQWSLWFGSSVLSVMELAELILDLIAITFILALRWFRSQQQLSLPASPPNSHDNTAFQNEAPGLSTPHRFTVEAVVTTLPSYNSLEPHGLSRDGQVGPK; encoded by the exons ATGCCAGAAGGCGAGAAAACAAGGCAATGGAAGCAAGAAGAGgaccagcagcagaaagaagagaagCGTGAGGGCCTCATTGAATTCTACAGTTCCTACAAGGAGCTATTCCAGTTCTTCTGCAGCAACACAACCATCCATGGAGCTATCCGCCTGGTGTGCTCCAAAAAGAATAAGATGAAGACAGCCTTCTGGTCCGTCCTCTTTTTTCTCACCTTCGGCTTAATGTACTGGCAGTTTGGGATCCTCTACAGGGAGTACTTCAGCTACCCTGTCAACCTCAATCTCAACCTTAACTCCGACAGGCTGATTTTCCCAGCCGTGACACTGTGCACCCTCAATCCATACAG ATATAGTGCCATCCGGAAGAAGCTGGATGAGCTGGACCAAATCACCCATCAGACACTGCTAGACCTTTATGACTACAACATGTCTCTGGCACAAAGCGACTGGTCCACACCGTCCACCCGAAAGCGTATCTCAAGGAGCCTGCTCCATCATGTCCAGCGCCATCCGCTGCGAAGGCAGAAGCGGGATAACTTAGTCAACTTGCCAGAGAACAGTCCCTCAGTGGACAAGAACGACTGGAAAATTGGCTTTGTCCTG TGCAGTGAGAACAACACGGACTGTTTCCATCAGGCCTACTCCTCAGGGGTGGATGCCGTGAGGGAATGGTACAGCTTTCACTACATCAATATCCTGGCACAGATGCCTGATGCGAAAGCCCTGGATGAGTCTGACTTTGAGAATTTCATCTATGCTTGCCGCTTCAATGAAGCAACATGTGACAAGGC GAATTATACCCACTTCCACCATCCCTTGTATGGAAACTGCTATACCTTTAACgacaacagcagcagcctgtggacCTCCTCGATGCCTGGGATCAATAACG GTCTCTCCCTGGTGGTGCGCACTGAACAGAATGATTTCATCCCTCTGTTGTCCACGGTGACAGGAGCCAGGGTCATGGTCCATGATCAGAATGAGCCAGCCTTCATGGATGATGGGGGTTTCAATGTGCGTCCGGGTATTGAGACCTCCATCAGCATGAGAAAG GAGATTACTATGCGTCTCGGGGGCAGTTACAGTGATTGCACAGAGGATGGCAGTGACGTGCCAGTGCAAAACCTGTACTCATCCCGCTACACCGAACAG GTCTGCATTCGCTCCTGCTTTCAGCTCAACATGATAGAGCGCTGTGGCTGTGCCTATTACTTTTATCCCTTACCTGCTAGAGCAGAGTACTGTGACTACACAAAGCACGTGGCCTGGG gctACTGCTATTACAAACTCCTGGCTGAATTCAAAGCTGACGTGCTGAGCTGTTTCCACAAATGTCGGAAACCTTGCAA AATGACAGAATACCATCTGTCAGCTGGATATTCCCGCTGGCCTTCTGCTGTCTCAGAG GACTGGGTTTTTCATGTGCTTTCACAACAGaacaaatacaatatcacaTCCAAGAG GAATGGAGTTGCCAAAGTGAATATCTTTTTTAAGGAGTGGAACTACAAGACCAATGGGGAGTCTCCGGCCTTCACG GTAGTGACTCTGCTGTCCCAGCTTGGGAATCAGTGGAGTCTCTGGTTCGGATCCTCTGTCCTGTCTGTGATGGAGCTTGCAGAACTGATTCTGGATTTAATCGCCATCACCTTTATCTTGGCCTTACGCTGGTTccgctcccagcagcagctctccctaCCTGCATCCCCTCCAAACAGCCATGATAACACTGCTTTCCAAAACGAGGCACCAGGTCTCAGTACTCCACACCGCTTCACTGTTGAGGCTGTAGTGACCACACTGCCATCCTACAACAGCCTGGAACCACATGGGTTGAGCAGGGATGGGCAGGTGGGACCCAAGTGA